A single region of the Pseudodesulfovibrio sp. JC047 genome encodes:
- the ahcY gene encoding adenosylhomocysteinase → MSKNVLPVDPKCENKVADLSLAEWGLMEMQLSEREMPGLMALIDKYGEEKPLKGLKIMGSLHMTIQTAMLIKCLYELGADLRWASCNIFSTQDNAAAAIADSGMAKVFAWKGETLDDFWWCTEQALTWPDGSGPDLIVDDGGDATLLVHQGVKCEKDPSLFDKTYDVQEFQIVMNRLKASYDANPTKWTNIAKVIRGVSEETTTGVHRLYEMQRNGELLFPAINVNDSVTKSKFDNLYGCRESLADGIKRATDVMIAGKVVVVIGYGDVGKGCAQSMRGFGARVLVTEIDPICALQAAMEGFEVTTMNDAASRGDIFVTCTGNYHVVTGKHMDAMKDEAILCNIGHFDSEIEMLHLEGNPECVKKEVKPQVDKWTLPSGKSLIVLAEGRLVNLGCATGHPSFVMSNSFTNQVLAQMDLAKNEYEPTVMILPKKLDEEVARLHLARLGVTLDTLSKEQADYIGVEKEGPFKPDYYRY, encoded by the coding sequence ATGTCCAAGAACGTACTACCTGTCGACCCGAAATGCGAAAACAAGGTCGCAGACCTGTCTCTGGCCGAATGGGGCCTCATGGAAATGCAGTTGTCCGAGCGGGAAATGCCCGGTCTCATGGCCCTGATCGACAAATATGGCGAAGAAAAACCCTTGAAAGGTTTGAAAATCATGGGTTCCTTGCACATGACCATTCAGACCGCCATGCTCATCAAGTGCCTGTACGAACTCGGTGCTGATCTGCGTTGGGCATCCTGCAATATTTTTTCCACCCAGGATAACGCTGCCGCCGCCATTGCGGATTCCGGCATGGCCAAGGTTTTTGCCTGGAAGGGTGAAACCCTGGACGACTTCTGGTGGTGCACGGAGCAGGCTTTGACCTGGCCTGACGGTTCCGGTCCTGATTTGATCGTGGATGATGGTGGTGACGCCACGCTGCTCGTTCATCAGGGTGTCAAATGCGAAAAAGATCCCAGCTTGTTCGACAAGACCTATGATGTTCAGGAATTTCAGATCGTCATGAATCGCCTGAAGGCTTCTTATGACGCGAATCCCACGAAGTGGACCAATATTGCCAAGGTCATCCGTGGTGTCTCGGAAGAGACCACCACTGGTGTCCACCGTCTGTACGAAATGCAGCGCAATGGCGAATTGCTTTTCCCGGCCATCAACGTCAACGATTCCGTGACCAAGTCCAAGTTCGATAACCTGTACGGCTGCCGAGAGTCCCTGGCTGACGGTATCAAGCGTGCTACAGACGTGATGATCGCTGGCAAAGTGGTGGTTGTCATCGGATATGGCGACGTGGGCAAGGGCTGCGCTCAGTCCATGCGTGGTTTCGGTGCTCGCGTACTGGTCACTGAAATCGATCCGATTTGCGCCTTGCAGGCGGCCATGGAGGGTTTTGAAGTCACGACCATGAACGATGCGGCCTCCCGTGGTGATATTTTTGTGACCTGCACCGGCAACTACCATGTGGTGACCGGCAAGCACATGGACGCCATGAAGGACGAAGCCATTTTGTGCAATATCGGTCATTTTGATTCCGAAATCGAAATGCTGCATCTTGAAGGCAACCCCGAATGCGTGAAAAAGGAAGTCAAGCCGCAGGTTGACAAATGGACGCTGCCGTCCGGCAAATCCCTGATCGTCCTGGCTGAAGGTCGTCTGGTCAACCTTGGTTGCGCCACTGGCCATCCGAGTTTCGTGATGTCCAACTCCTTCACCAACCAGGTTCTGGCCCAGATGGATTTGGCCAAAAACGAGTACGAACCCACCGTCATGATTCTGCCCAAGAAACTGGACGAAGAAGTCGCTCGACTGCACCTGGCTCGTCTGGGTGTGACGCTTGATACGCTTTCCAAAGAACAGGCTGATTATATCGGTGTCGAAAAAGAAGGTCCCTTCAAACCGGACTACTACCGCTATTAG
- the glp gene encoding gephyrin-like molybdotransferase Glp — protein sequence MNHGFFTIISREEFVGLLRQFSPLAPEIKSLTRSAGRVLANDIVAQHDWPLQDRSCMDGFAVNARDIFGATESNPGYLECVASLSIETMPDIELNPGECARIATGGVLPRGANAVVMVEHTQAMEADTTMGTIEIRKSVAPGENVMQRGEDARKDAVALAAGTTVRPQEIGLAAALGFEEISLRRRPRVGILSTGDELIEINETPNPGQVRDVNSLTIAALVKQANGKPTRYGIIKDDLESLSRALKKALEDNDMVLLSGGSSIGVRDLTVQAIESMKDAEILAHGVALSPGKPTILGRVADKPILGLPGQVTSALVVMHVLVLPLVRHLQGDDSGFTTLNRARRKAVLARNVASKPGREDYIRIRLEERDGQPPLAHPVLGKSGLLRTIVQAQGLAAIPADSEGLYNGELIDVWII from the coding sequence ATGAATCACGGTTTCTTCACCATTATCAGTCGAGAAGAGTTCGTCGGTCTGCTCAGGCAGTTTTCACCGCTGGCACCCGAAATAAAAAGCCTGACCCGATCCGCCGGGCGCGTTCTGGCCAACGACATCGTGGCACAACATGACTGGCCGTTGCAGGATCGCTCCTGCATGGACGGATTCGCGGTCAACGCCAGAGACATCTTTGGTGCAACTGAGTCGAATCCCGGCTACCTGGAATGTGTGGCGAGCCTGTCCATCGAGACCATGCCGGACATTGAGCTGAACCCGGGAGAATGTGCCCGGATTGCCACGGGCGGCGTACTCCCACGCGGGGCCAATGCCGTGGTGATGGTGGAGCACACGCAGGCCATGGAAGCCGACACCACAATGGGCACTATTGAAATCCGCAAGAGCGTGGCTCCGGGCGAAAATGTCATGCAACGCGGTGAAGATGCACGCAAGGACGCGGTCGCTCTTGCTGCCGGGACAACGGTCCGTCCACAGGAAATAGGCCTTGCCGCCGCCCTCGGATTCGAAGAAATTTCCCTGCGACGCCGTCCTCGGGTCGGTATTCTATCCACGGGTGACGAACTCATCGAGATCAACGAGACCCCGAATCCGGGACAGGTCCGAGACGTCAACTCCCTGACCATCGCCGCGTTGGTCAAACAGGCAAACGGCAAACCCACCCGGTACGGCATTATCAAGGATGACCTTGAAAGCCTGAGCCGCGCTCTGAAAAAGGCCCTTGAAGACAACGACATGGTCTTGTTGTCCGGTGGCAGTTCCATCGGGGTTCGAGACTTGACGGTTCAGGCCATCGAATCCATGAAGGATGCCGAAATTCTGGCCCACGGCGTGGCACTCAGTCCGGGCAAGCCCACCATTCTGGGACGGGTCGCCGACAAACCGATTCTCGGACTGCCCGGACAAGTCACGTCTGCACTCGTGGTCATGCACGTCCTCGTCTTGCCGCTCGTTCGTCATCTGCAAGGCGATGACAGCGGATTCACCACCCTGAACCGAGCCAGACGCAAGGCCGTCCTCGCCAGAAATGTGGCCTCCAAGCCCGGACGCGAAGACTATATCCGCATCCGGCTGGAAGAACGAGACGGACAGCCTCCCTTGGCCCACCCTGTCTTGGGAAAATCCGGCCTGCTACGAACCATTGTCCAAGCGCAGGGCCTTGCCGCCATTCCAGCGGATTCCGAAGGGTTGTACAACGGGGAATTGATTGACGTATGGATCATCTAA
- a CDS encoding PEGA domain-containing protein, with product MSKRVHIFLIFALAALPLTGCGVATQNIPVSSNPSGAQVFADGMQTCTTPCSVELEKTQAHILTLKKPGYRQADVQISQKYDTGGVTRDAVQSGMSSSSMGSSVEGSIAGALLSAEQDEASGNAYVLTPSSVVVTLVPDCKTGTAQPQQGTVQTTEPATIGSAIEKDPVGVGEEVLKEAAVAAPTIGTEKEISHHSHTSTHHNSDGSMSQHSSSSSVSVGVHVNPVEAGLDALEFLEGAEKKEADTTK from the coding sequence ATGAGTAAACGTGTTCACATCTTTTTGATTTTTGCCTTGGCCGCACTCCCACTGACGGGATGTGGTGTCGCGACACAAAACATCCCTGTTTCCAGTAATCCCAGTGGTGCGCAGGTCTTTGCCGACGGAATGCAAACCTGCACAACGCCGTGTTCTGTGGAATTGGAAAAAACGCAAGCGCACATACTGACATTGAAAAAGCCCGGCTATCGGCAGGCAGATGTCCAGATATCACAAAAATACGACACTGGCGGCGTGACCCGTGACGCGGTTCAATCCGGCATGTCCAGTTCTTCAATGGGCAGTTCGGTCGAAGGGTCCATTGCAGGTGCGCTTCTTTCTGCCGAACAAGATGAGGCCAGTGGCAACGCGTATGTGCTGACACCAAGCAGTGTTGTCGTCACGCTGGTGCCGGACTGCAAAACAGGCACCGCACAACCGCAGCAGGGCACCGTCCAAACAACCGAACCCGCCACCATTGGCTCTGCCATCGAAAAAGACCCTGTCGGTGTTGGCGAAGAAGTCCTGAAGGAAGCCGCCGTGGCCGCGCCGACCATTGGGACCGAAAAAGAAATAAGTCACCACTCTCACACCTCCACTCACCACAACAGTGACGGGTCCATGTCACAACATTCATCCTCCAGCTCGGTCAGCGTGGGTGTTCATGTCAACCCGGTAGAAGCGGGACTGGATGCACTCGAATTCCTCGAAGGTGCAGAAAAAAAAGAAGCTGACACCACAAAATAA
- a CDS encoding metalloregulator ArsR/SmtB family transcription factor, producing the protein MEIIKYCKALSDDTRARLVNVLLEYELNVGEIVQVMEMGQSRISRHLKILSESGLVDVRRDGLWAFYRASEEGQGREFLDGIGSLLAGESDFQRDRNRADRVIRERTAETRQFFDDIASDWDRMTAEVLGELNLGREIQVRLPECTCAADIGCGPGDMLEILSKTSDIVIGVDNSPKMLELAEARFSQDTSMSLRIGEMTHLPLRDWEADCTVVSLVLHHLARPLDALTEISRVLKIGGRLIIAEFDQHENERMRSEYGDRRLGIPREKMVEWLEKARFDVTAVTEFIVNMGLVVVLYEAEKK; encoded by the coding sequence ATGGAAATAATCAAATATTGTAAAGCATTATCAGACGACACCCGCGCGAGACTTGTCAACGTTCTGTTAGAATATGAATTGAATGTTGGTGAAATCGTGCAGGTTATGGAAATGGGCCAGTCCCGAATTTCTCGGCATCTCAAAATTTTATCCGAGTCTGGTCTGGTGGATGTTCGTCGTGATGGGCTGTGGGCATTTTACCGGGCGAGTGAAGAAGGTCAGGGGCGTGAATTCCTTGATGGTATTGGTTCACTATTGGCCGGGGAGTCTGATTTTCAACGGGATCGGAACCGGGCCGACAGAGTGATTCGCGAGCGGACCGCTGAGACGCGGCAATTCTTTGATGACATTGCGTCGGATTGGGATCGCATGACCGCCGAGGTTCTTGGTGAATTGAATCTGGGCAGGGAAATACAGGTTCGGTTGCCAGAATGTACCTGTGCTGCGGACATCGGGTGTGGTCCCGGTGACATGCTTGAAATTTTATCCAAGACGTCGGACATCGTGATCGGGGTGGACAACTCGCCCAAGATGCTGGAACTGGCCGAAGCCCGTTTTTCGCAGGACACGTCCATGTCGTTGCGCATCGGGGAAATGACGCATCTGCCCCTCCGGGATTGGGAAGCCGACTGTACGGTCGTGTCGCTGGTCTTGCATCATTTGGCGCGGCCACTTGATGCGCTCACGGAAATAAGCCGTGTGCTCAAGATCGGTGGGCGGTTGATAATCGCCGAATTCGACCAACATGAAAATGAGCGGATGCGGAGTGAGTATGGAGATCGCCGACTCGGTATCCCACGGGAAAAGATGGTCGAGTGGTTGGAGAAAGCACGATTTGATGTGACAGCTGTCACGGAATTTATCGTCAACATGGGTCTCGTGGTTGTCCTCTACGAGGCCGAGAAAAAATAA
- the argB gene encoding acetylglutamate kinase, protein MQRYQLQATSIIETLPYITEFYGKTIVIKYGGNAMIDEELKRAFALNIILLKYIGIHPVVVHGGGPQIGEMLNALNIESHFREGYRVTDKATMDVVEMVLVGKVNKEIVNLINLHGGQAVGLSGKDGTLIQAEPKELAIEKADAPPEIIDLGKVGEVTSVNTKLIDSLLRDGFIPVIAPVGVDEKGETYNINADSVAGAVATAMGAKRLYLLTDVPGLLDADKELVSTLTAKEAFEAIRNGVVTGGMIPKIKCCLEAMASVEKTAIIDGRIENCILLELFTKSGIGTEIIN, encoded by the coding sequence ATGCAGCGGTATCAACTGCAAGCCACATCCATCATCGAAACCCTGCCGTACATTACCGAATTTTACGGCAAGACTATTGTCATCAAATACGGTGGCAACGCCATGATCGACGAAGAGCTGAAACGCGCATTTGCCCTGAACATCATCCTCCTCAAATATATCGGTATTCACCCCGTTGTCGTCCACGGCGGCGGCCCGCAAATCGGCGAGATGCTCAACGCACTCAACATCGAATCCCATTTCAGAGAAGGATACCGAGTGACGGACAAGGCCACCATGGACGTGGTTGAAATGGTCTTGGTCGGCAAGGTGAACAAAGAGATCGTCAATCTCATCAACCTGCACGGAGGCCAAGCCGTGGGGCTTTCTGGCAAAGACGGCACCCTCATTCAGGCTGAGCCCAAGGAATTGGCCATTGAAAAGGCCGACGCGCCACCGGAGATCATCGATCTCGGCAAAGTCGGCGAAGTAACCTCAGTCAACACCAAGCTTATCGATTCCCTGTTGAGAGACGGCTTCATTCCGGTTATCGCGCCGGTTGGAGTGGATGAAAAAGGCGAGACATACAATATCAACGCGGATTCCGTGGCCGGAGCCGTTGCCACTGCCATGGGAGCCAAACGATTGTACCTGTTGACCGATGTTCCGGGCCTGCTTGATGCGGACAAGGAACTCGTCTCCACTCTGACAGCCAAAGAAGCCTTCGAAGCCATTCGGAACGGCGTGGTTACCGGCGGCATGATTCCAAAAATCAAATGCTGCTTGGAAGCCATGGCAAGCGTTGAAAAGACCGCGATCATCGATGGTCGAATCGAAAACTGCATCCTGCTGGAACTCTTCACGAAATCCGGCATCGGCACTGAAATCATCAATTAG